In Diabrotica undecimpunctata isolate CICGRU chromosome 4, icDiaUnde3, whole genome shotgun sequence, a single genomic region encodes these proteins:
- the LOC140439196 gene encoding delta(24)-sterol reductase-like: MGYLEYILVHYRWVFVCLFLLPISFFYNIWTYFRSWVVFKLSSAPGQHKKKVEYVQKQILQWNKDGRKTKMCTARPGWQTMSFRRPLYKKQLTKVEVNLVDVLEIDKERKVVKVEPLVSMGQLTATLNPLGWTIPVLPEIDDLTVGGLVMGTGIESTSHIYGLFQHICISYELVLSDGRVVTCSADQEADLFYSVPWSYGTLGILTAVEIRLIPAQKYVKLEYEPVRGQDNIVEKLIDASSNKSNEFVEVLMFSESEAVLMTGTQIDKPFSAKVNNIGRWYKPWFFKHVEEKLKSDEITVECIPLRDYYHRHTRSIFWELQDIIPFGNNIVFRILLGWLVPPKISLLKLTQTQATKKLYENHHFIQDMLVPVHNLKESLDVINDCVKVYPIWLCPFSLPDNPGMLNARKGGSEQLYVDVGLYGTPHVKHFNPRESTRKIEEHVRNVNGFQMLYADTYMTKEEFRKMFDHTLYDKLREQLNCEDAFPEIYDKVSKQARY; this comes from the exons ATGGGGTATCTGGAGTATATTCTAGTGCATTATAGAtgggtgtttgtgtgtttgttccttttgCCGATTTCGTTTTTTTATAACATTTGGACTTATTTTCGAAGTTGGGTAGTTTTTAAGTTGAGTAGTGCCCCCGGACAACATAAGAAGAAGGTGGAATATGTCCAAAAGCAG ATCTTACAGTGGAATAAAGATGGACGCAAGACAAAAATGTGTACAGCGCGACCGGGTTGGCAAACAATGTCTTTCAGACGACCGCTCTACAAAAAACAGCTGACAAAAGTAGAAGTGAATTTAGTTGACGTTTTGGAAATCGACAAAGAACGGAAG gtAGTTAAAGTTGAACCGTTAGTCTCTATGGGTCAACTTACAGCAACGTTAAATCCCCTAGGCTGGACCATTCCAGTTTTGCCAGAAATAGACGACTTGACAGTGGGCGGTTTGGTAATGGGAACCGGCATAGAGTCGACCTCACACATTTACGGTTTGTTCCAGCACATCTGCATCTCTTACGAACTGGTACTATCTGACGGCAGAGTGGTAACCTGTAGCGCTGATCAAGAAGCCGACTTGTTCTATTCTGTGCCTTGGTCATATGGAACTTTAGGAATTTTGACTGCTGTAGAGATTCGCTTGATTCCTGCTCAGAAGTACGTCAAACTAGAATACGAGCCAGTACGAGGTCAGGATAATATAGTAGAGAAATTGATTGATGCCAGTAGTAACAAATCAAACGAATTCGTGGAGGTTTTGATGTTTAGTGAGTCTGAAGCTGTCTTAATGACTGGTACACAAATAGACAAACCTTTTTCAGCAAAA GTTAATAATATTGGACGATGGTACAAACCATGGTTTTTTAAACATgtagaagaaaaattaaaatcagACGAAATAACCGTTGAGTGTATTCCCTTAAGAGACTATTACCACAGGCACACCAGATCAATATTTTGGGAACTACAg GACATAATTCCATTTGGCAACAACATCGTCTTCAGAATACTTCTCGGTTGGCTTGTCCCACCAAAAATATCGTTACTAAAGCTAACTCAAACACAAGCTACTAAAAAGCTGTATGAAAATCACCATTTTATCCAAGACATGTTGGTACCTGTTCACAATCTAAAAGAATCTCTGGATGTAATTAACGATTGTGTTAAAGTGTATCCCATATGGTTGTGTCCGTTCAGTTTGCCGGACAATCCTGGTATGCTGAATGCCAGAAAGGGAGGCAGTGAGCAACTGTATGTCGACGTTGGGCTCTACGGTACTCCTCATGTCAAACATTTCAATCCGAGGGAGAGCACGAGAAAAATTGAAGAACACGTCAGGAACGTTAATGG TTTTCAGATGCTGTACGCCGACACATATATGACCAAAGAAGAATTCCGAAAAATGTTTGACCACACCTTGTACGATAAATTAAGAGAACAATTAAACTGTGAGGATGCATTCCCTGAAATATATGATAAAGTGTCCAAACAAGCTAGATATTAA